A single Crateriforma conspicua DNA region contains:
- a CDS encoding glutamate-5-semialdehyde dehydrogenase, with amino-acid sequence MSRRSTADRPTFERPSMSTTTEIDLAGYCAETAQKAKAASYELANIDTELKNRWLFDSADRLVADLDTILQANAKDVAAAPDYNLSDAAVDRLRLDKNRVDGIAQALREIAALSDPIGEVIDGFTRPGGLRIVKRRVPLGVVFFIYESRPNVTADAAAICVKSGNAVILRGGKEAIHSSRAIVELLQQSAREIGLPGDAVQLVQTTDRQAVGQFLSMSDCIDVAIPRGGEGLIRRVTSEATMPVIKHFDGNCHVYVDRNADVPMAVNIIENAKCQRMGVCNACESLLIHADIATTVLPAIAERLSSYPIEMRCDDRAAKLVPGSLEAQESDWSAEYLGPIISVRVVDSLDEAVGLINRYGSHHTDAIVTDNVRAAEQFTSGVDSSAVMVNASTRFNDGGMFGLGAEIGISTDKFHARGPCGLRELTTYKYIVQGDGNIRT; translated from the coding sequence TTGTCACGACGTTCAACCGCCGACCGCCCCACATTCGAACGACCGTCCATGTCGACCACCACTGAAATTGATCTTGCCGGATACTGTGCCGAAACCGCCCAGAAAGCCAAAGCTGCGTCGTACGAACTTGCCAACATCGATACGGAATTGAAGAACCGTTGGCTCTTCGATTCGGCCGATCGCCTGGTCGCGGATTTGGACACGATTCTGCAGGCCAACGCCAAAGATGTGGCCGCGGCCCCCGATTACAACTTGAGCGACGCTGCGGTGGATCGGCTGCGTCTGGACAAGAATCGCGTCGATGGCATCGCACAAGCCCTTCGCGAAATCGCTGCGTTGTCGGACCCGATCGGCGAAGTCATCGACGGGTTCACGCGTCCCGGCGGATTACGGATCGTTAAACGACGCGTCCCGCTGGGCGTGGTCTTTTTCATCTACGAAAGCCGGCCGAATGTGACCGCCGATGCCGCAGCGATTTGTGTCAAAAGCGGAAACGCCGTCATCCTTCGCGGCGGTAAAGAAGCCATCCACAGCAGCCGTGCCATCGTCGAATTGCTGCAACAGTCGGCACGGGAAATCGGATTGCCCGGGGATGCTGTCCAGCTGGTCCAAACGACGGATCGGCAAGCCGTGGGCCAGTTTCTTTCGATGTCCGATTGCATCGATGTGGCGATTCCCCGCGGCGGCGAAGGCTTGATCCGCCGTGTCACCAGCGAAGCGACGATGCCGGTGATCAAACACTTTGACGGCAATTGCCACGTCTATGTCGACCGCAATGCCGACGTTCCGATGGCGGTGAACATCATCGAAAACGCCAAATGCCAGCGAATGGGTGTTTGCAACGCCTGCGAATCCTTGTTGATCCACGCGGACATCGCGACGACGGTTCTGCCGGCGATCGCCGAACGATTGTCGTCATACCCGATTGAAATGCGGTGCGACGATCGCGCGGCGAAATTGGTCCCTGGTTCGTTGGAAGCCCAAGAATCCGACTGGTCGGCGGAATACCTGGGGCCGATCATCAGCGTCCGCGTTGTCGATTCGCTGGACGAAGCAGTCGGGCTGATCAATCGATATGGGTCCCATCACACCGACGCCATCGTGACCGACAATGTGCGGGCCGCCGAACAATTCACCAGCGGCGTCGACAGTTCAGCGGTCATGGTGAACGCCAGTACGCGATTCAACGACGGTGGAATGTTCGGACTGGGTGCCGAAATCGGTATTTCGACCGACAAGTTTCACGCTCGTGGACCGTGCGGGCTGCGTGAATTGACGACGTACAAGTACATCGTCCAGGGCGACGGTAATATCCGCACCTGA
- a CDS encoding DUF167 domain-containing protein — MIPIEHRDDELRFDVRVTPKAKRAKIGGRHADALRVAVTSPPEDGKANAAVIQGLAKFFKIAKSNISICSGQASRCKRIAVRSMTETELRDRLRDVIDA; from the coding sequence ATGATCCCGATCGAACACCGCGACGATGAACTGCGATTCGACGTTCGCGTCACACCCAAAGCCAAGCGGGCCAAAATCGGGGGCCGCCACGCCGACGCACTTCGGGTGGCCGTCACATCGCCGCCGGAAGACGGGAAAGCCAACGCGGCGGTCATTCAGGGATTGGCCAAATTTTTCAAAATCGCCAAATCGAACATTTCCATCTGCAGCGGTCAGGCCAGTCGGTGCAAACGAATCGCCGTGCGATCGATGACCGAAACAGAACTTCGGGACCGTCTGCGGGACGTCATTGACGCCTGA
- a CDS encoding LysR substrate-binding domain-containing protein: MELRHLRYFLAISNHTSFRIAAEELLVSQPTLSQQMKDLEKELGCSLFERAGRGIRLTQAGVLFGEYAQRAINVLDEGQAAIDEFDQMLRGRIRVGVVQTVGAYLIPPVVAEFKSQNPGVQLVVHELSADDVENGLVDGSLDLGISFEPTRRQLHCRWLFGERFVLIVPAEHLWANRRRIRLDQMAGEPLCLMTKDFCTRRMIDAAFAQNDVELQVAVEMTSVAGCLAVTNAGGPPTILPELAMTGTDLSGIRIESPMIRRSVCLLQASEEASIRATSEFADAVIHHVGAVAGG; this comes from the coding sequence ATGGAACTGCGACACCTGCGTTACTTTCTGGCGATTTCCAACCACACCAGTTTTCGCATCGCTGCCGAAGAACTGCTGGTGTCTCAGCCGACACTGTCACAGCAGATGAAGGATCTGGAAAAAGAACTGGGGTGTTCGCTGTTCGAACGCGCCGGACGGGGCATTCGGCTGACTCAAGCCGGCGTGCTGTTCGGTGAATACGCCCAGCGTGCGATCAACGTGTTGGACGAAGGCCAGGCTGCGATCGATGAGTTCGATCAAATGTTGCGTGGGCGGATCCGAGTGGGAGTGGTTCAAACCGTGGGTGCGTACTTGATTCCGCCGGTTGTTGCGGAGTTCAAAAGCCAAAACCCCGGTGTCCAGTTAGTCGTCCACGAATTGTCCGCGGACGACGTGGAAAACGGACTGGTCGATGGCAGCCTGGATCTGGGGATTTCGTTCGAACCGACGCGACGGCAATTGCACTGCCGATGGTTGTTCGGCGAGCGGTTCGTCCTGATCGTTCCGGCCGAGCACCTGTGGGCCAATCGCCGACGAATCCGTTTGGACCAGATGGCGGGAGAACCGCTGTGCTTGATGACCAAAGACTTCTGCACGCGTCGCATGATCGACGCGGCCTTTGCACAGAATGATGTCGAATTACAAGTGGCCGTGGAAATGACATCGGTAGCCGGGTGTCTGGCAGTGACCAACGCCGGAGGACCACCGACGATCTTGCCTGAACTGGCGATGACCGGAACCGACCTGTCGGGAATTCGAATCGAAAGTCCGATGATCCGACGCAGCGTTTGCCTGTTGCAAGCTAGTGAGGAGGCGTCGATTCGTGCGACCAGCGAATTCGCCGACGCCGTGATCCATCACGTCGGCGCGGTGGCGGGTGGATGA
- a CDS encoding alpha-L-fucosidase — translation MRHFAIALMAFAAAASISNRLSGQDFKPDWQSLAAHDEAPEWFKDSKLGIYFHWGVYAVPAYGSEWYPRNMFLKGHQVNKHHVDVYGDPGKYGYHRFVDQWQTPEFDATEWAKLFKATGARFAGPVAEHHDGFSLWDSQATPWNSVDKGPKRDLLGELTEAIRAEGMKTIATFHHARNFYGHFEGMVKDYPSANENEETAILYAQMPAEQFHQMWLDKLAEVIDQYQPDIIWFDSWLDRIPESYRQEFAAYYLNAAKKWDRDVVIVRKQEDLPLDMSVLDHEKSREPRAAEKVWMTDDTISTGSWCYTDSLKIKPTHKVVHALVDTVAKNGIVLLNISPMANGRIPDDQRQVLAELGEWMNVNGEAIYATRPWKAYGEGPTVEPEGGFKKHGEFLKLEYSAADVRYTQSKDGTTVYAITLGWPKSAIQLQSVRVQSADDQATVQLLGHDGTLAYEVDDQGQLTIQMPAIAADDLPCDCAYSFKLTGFELDAAK, via the coding sequence ATGAGACACTTTGCAATCGCTTTGATGGCGTTTGCCGCTGCGGCAAGCATTTCCAACCGACTGTCAGGCCAAGATTTCAAGCCCGACTGGCAATCGTTGGCCGCGCACGATGAGGCCCCGGAGTGGTTCAAGGATTCCAAGCTAGGAATCTATTTCCACTGGGGCGTGTACGCGGTTCCGGCCTATGGCAGTGAGTGGTATCCGCGGAACATGTTTTTGAAAGGACACCAAGTCAACAAACATCACGTGGATGTTTACGGCGATCCGGGAAAATACGGCTATCACCGCTTTGTCGACCAGTGGCAAACGCCTGAATTTGATGCCACCGAATGGGCCAAGCTGTTCAAAGCCACGGGGGCCCGTTTTGCCGGACCGGTGGCCGAACACCACGATGGGTTTTCGCTGTGGGACAGCCAGGCGACGCCCTGGAACTCGGTGGACAAAGGCCCCAAACGCGATCTATTGGGTGAATTGACCGAAGCGATCCGTGCCGAAGGCATGAAAACCATCGCCACGTTCCATCACGCTCGGAATTTCTATGGCCACTTTGAGGGAATGGTCAAAGACTATCCATCGGCCAATGAGAACGAGGAAACCGCGATCTTGTACGCCCAAATGCCGGCGGAGCAGTTCCATCAAATGTGGTTGGACAAATTGGCCGAAGTGATCGACCAATATCAACCCGACATCATTTGGTTTGACAGTTGGCTGGACCGGATCCCCGAGTCCTATCGCCAGGAGTTCGCCGCCTATTATTTGAACGCGGCAAAGAAGTGGGATCGCGACGTGGTGATCGTTCGCAAACAGGAGGATTTGCCGTTGGACATGAGCGTGCTGGACCACGAAAAGTCTCGTGAACCACGCGCGGCGGAAAAGGTTTGGATGACCGACGACACGATCAGCACGGGCAGTTGGTGTTATACCGATTCACTGAAAATCAAACCCACGCACAAGGTGGTTCATGCTCTGGTCGACACGGTGGCCAAAAATGGAATCGTCCTGTTGAACATTTCACCGATGGCCAACGGCCGGATCCCCGACGACCAACGCCAGGTGTTGGCCGAACTGGGCGAATGGATGAACGTCAACGGCGAAGCCATCTATGCGACGCGCCCTTGGAAGGCTTACGGCGAAGGGCCGACGGTGGAACCCGAAGGCGGATTCAAGAAACACGGCGAATTTTTGAAGCTTGAATATTCCGCCGCCGACGTCCGGTATACACAAAGCAAAGACGGCACCACCGTTTATGCGATCACGCTGGGGTGGCCCAAATCCGCGATCCAGCTGCAATCGGTCCGTGTCCAATCGGCGGATGACCAAGCCACGGTACAACTGCTGGGCCATGACGGCACGCTGGCTTACGAAGTGGACGACCAAGGTCAGCTGACCATCCAGATGCCGGCAATCGCCGCTGACGATCTGCCCTGTGATTGCGCGTACAGTTTCAAGCTGACCGGCTTTGAATTGGACGCCGCGAAATAG
- a CDS encoding family 16 glycosylhydrolase, producing the protein MTLLTIPKRFLFFALTFLFAFQTIANAEPPTPPEGYRWVPDPRFTDEFDGDHLDADKWYDHHPTWKGRSPAKFMPSAVSIVDGKLRIRNSVLDQPDGPYTIAGGAVCSKSNQAHFGYYEVRMKASKVSMSSTFWFSNRGRKVEDRWIAQELDVQETIGGPKKHPNRPFGMFSNTHVWIRENGKKYSKSQPGQSEFKVSAADEFHTYGVWWVDANTAHFYHNNEFQFTLHPDTSIVSEPFTDPMQLNMVTETYNWETPPTPEELSDDTKNATYYDWVHGFRLEPIQP; encoded by the coding sequence ATGACACTGCTTACCATTCCAAAACGATTCCTGTTTTTCGCTCTGACGTTTCTTTTTGCTTTCCAAACAATCGCTAATGCGGAACCACCAACACCACCGGAAGGCTATCGATGGGTTCCCGATCCAAGGTTCACCGACGAATTCGACGGGGACCATTTGGACGCTGACAAGTGGTACGACCACCATCCGACGTGGAAAGGACGATCCCCGGCAAAATTCATGCCTTCGGCGGTATCGATCGTCGACGGCAAATTGCGGATTCGAAACAGTGTGCTGGACCAGCCAGATGGGCCATACACCATCGCCGGCGGCGCCGTTTGCTCCAAAAGCAATCAAGCACACTTCGGATACTACGAAGTACGCATGAAAGCTTCGAAAGTGTCGATGTCATCCACGTTTTGGTTTTCCAATCGTGGACGCAAAGTCGAAGATCGCTGGATCGCGCAAGAATTGGATGTCCAAGAAACCATCGGTGGTCCTAAGAAGCATCCGAATCGACCGTTCGGCATGTTTTCAAACACGCACGTTTGGATTCGCGAGAACGGCAAAAAGTATTCGAAGTCTCAGCCCGGACAAAGCGAATTCAAGGTATCAGCCGCCGACGAATTCCATACCTACGGCGTCTGGTGGGTCGATGCCAACACGGCACACTTTTATCACAATAATGAATTTCAATTCACACTTCACCCGGACACGTCGATCGTCAGCGAACCGTTCACCGACCCGATGCAGTTGAACATGGTCACCGAGACGTACAACTGGGAAACACCACCGACACCTGAAGAACTAAGCGACGACACGAAGAACGCGACCTATTACGACTGGGTTCATGGATTCCGATTGGAACCCATCCAACCATGA
- the galB gene encoding beta-galactosidase GalB, producing the protein MRRSTGFQFRVCPRSRLPLLVCACVILMGSVASAENLQRMGRESFNNDWRFHRGAAEHAQNAQYDDASWRPLRLPHDWAIEGPFDIQYNARCGGLPFHGIGWYRKSFTLPATDRGKQVSVEFDGAMYNAEVWLNGHKVGQRPFGYMGFVCDLTEHLNFGDEANVIAVRLAPEDLSSRWYPGAGIYRNVWLDRKSPMHVDHWGTSITTPTVTAEQAVIAIETSIRCADANNCTGELQTTVLDASGQSIAQSTQPIEGKPEKAVTVSTELNVDQPKLWDISQPNLYHAVSKIVSADGEVLDRYVTRFGIRTIDFSVENGFVLNGQPVKFKGVCLHHDLGPLGAAVNRRATMRQLEIMKSMGVNAIRTSHNPPSPEQLECCDELGLVVMDESFDVWQIAKVENGYNKFFDEWSERDLRDMILRDRNHPSVIMWSIGNEILEQGRKDGWKQARRLTEICHDQDATRPVAAGFNYYPGAEVNGLAAEVDIVGWNYKPMRYQEVTENHPDWIMCGSETSSCVSTRGEYHFPLVKYDTHPSKQVTSYDFIGPVWAYPPDFEFQSLEENPNILGEFVWTGFDYLGEPTPYGGRDNSTNGYWNGDWPVRSSFFGIVDLCGFPKDRFYLYQSQWTDTPMVHVLPHWTWPERIGEDTPVVCYTNCDEVELIVNGESQGRKARFSAPVTLPMSAKVVPEQTYDSKYRLQWVVPYQPGSIEVVGYVDEKPVSRKRFVTASAPKQIQLSADRSEIAADGMDLSFVTVQIQDGEGNFCPRADNLVKFSIDGPAEIAAVGNGNPASTEPFQADQRYAFNGLCMLIVRSKADVAGDIKITATSEGLDASTLSLHSTDND; encoded by the coding sequence ATGCGACGATCGACCGGATTTCAATTTCGTGTTTGCCCACGATCGCGACTGCCACTGCTGGTGTGCGCATGTGTGATTTTGATGGGGTCGGTCGCTTCGGCCGAAAACCTTCAACGCATGGGACGCGAAAGCTTCAACAACGATTGGCGTTTCCACCGCGGCGCCGCCGAACACGCACAGAACGCCCAATACGATGATGCGTCCTGGCGTCCGTTGCGTCTGCCACACGATTGGGCGATCGAAGGCCCGTTTGACATTCAATACAACGCCCGCTGTGGCGGCCTGCCGTTCCACGGCATCGGGTGGTATCGCAAGTCGTTCACGTTGCCGGCAACCGACCGCGGTAAACAAGTCAGCGTCGAATTCGACGGTGCGATGTACAACGCGGAAGTCTGGCTGAACGGCCACAAGGTCGGTCAACGACCGTTCGGCTACATGGGTTTTGTCTGTGACCTGACCGAACATCTGAATTTTGGTGACGAAGCCAACGTCATCGCCGTTCGCCTTGCCCCGGAAGACCTGTCGTCACGCTGGTATCCCGGTGCGGGCATCTATCGGAACGTTTGGTTGGATCGCAAGTCACCGATGCATGTCGATCACTGGGGCACGTCGATCACGACACCGACGGTCACCGCGGAACAGGCGGTTATTGCGATCGAAACAAGCATACGCTGCGCCGACGCGAACAATTGCACCGGAGAATTGCAAACGACCGTCCTGGATGCGTCCGGCCAATCCATCGCCCAGTCCACGCAGCCGATCGAGGGGAAACCAGAAAAGGCGGTCACTGTTTCAACCGAATTGAACGTGGATCAGCCCAAGCTGTGGGACATCAGTCAACCGAACCTTTATCACGCGGTCAGCAAGATCGTTTCGGCCGACGGGGAAGTCCTGGACCGCTATGTGACGCGATTCGGGATCCGCACCATCGATTTCAGCGTTGAAAACGGATTCGTCCTGAACGGTCAACCGGTCAAATTCAAAGGCGTCTGTCTGCACCACGACCTTGGACCACTCGGTGCGGCCGTTAACCGACGCGCCACGATGCGTCAGTTAGAAATCATGAAATCGATGGGCGTCAACGCGATCCGAACCAGCCACAACCCGCCGTCGCCCGAGCAACTGGAATGCTGTGACGAGTTGGGTTTGGTCGTGATGGACGAATCGTTTGACGTGTGGCAAATCGCCAAAGTTGAAAATGGTTACAACAAATTCTTCGACGAGTGGTCCGAGCGTGACTTGCGCGACATGATCCTTCGTGACCGCAACCATCCCAGCGTGATCATGTGGAGCATCGGTAACGAGATCCTGGAGCAAGGGCGAAAAGACGGCTGGAAACAAGCCCGACGCCTGACTGAAATTTGCCATGACCAAGACGCGACGCGACCGGTCGCAGCCGGCTTCAACTACTATCCCGGCGCGGAGGTGAACGGTTTGGCCGCCGAAGTCGATATCGTGGGCTGGAATTACAAGCCCATGCGATACCAGGAAGTCACCGAGAACCATCCCGATTGGATCATGTGTGGATCGGAAACCAGCAGCTGTGTCAGCACACGTGGCGAGTACCATTTCCCCCTAGTGAAATACGACACTCACCCGTCCAAACAAGTCACCAGTTATGACTTCATCGGTCCGGTCTGGGCGTACCCGCCGGACTTTGAGTTCCAGTCGCTGGAAGAGAACCCGAACATTCTGGGCGAATTCGTTTGGACCGGCTTTGATTACTTGGGTGAACCGACCCCGTACGGTGGTCGTGACAATTCAACCAACGGCTATTGGAACGGCGATTGGCCAGTACGCAGCTCGTTTTTCGGAATCGTTGACCTTTGCGGATTTCCCAAGGACCGATTCTATCTGTACCAAAGCCAATGGACCGACACCCCGATGGTTCATGTCCTGCCGCACTGGACCTGGCCCGAACGGATCGGCGAAGACACGCCCGTGGTCTGCTATACCAATTGCGACGAAGTCGAGTTGATCGTCAACGGCGAATCACAGGGACGCAAAGCTCGCTTCAGTGCCCCCGTCACGTTGCCGATGTCGGCAAAGGTGGTCCCCGAACAGACTTATGATTCGAAGTATCGGCTGCAGTGGGTGGTTCCCTATCAACCAGGGTCCATCGAGGTCGTCGGGTATGTCGACGAAAAACCTGTCAGTCGCAAAAGGTTCGTCACCGCGTCCGCCCCGAAACAGATCCAGCTTTCGGCCGATCGCTCCGAAATCGCCGCCGATGGAATGGACCTGTCTTTTGTCACGGTGCAGATCCAAGACGGCGAAGGCAATTTCTGTCCGCGGGCCGACAACTTGGTGAAGTTCAGCATTGACGGACCTGCGGAAATCGCAGCGGTCGGCAACGGAAATCCTGCGTCAACCGAACCGTTCCAAGCGGATCAGCGGTACGCGTTCAACGGTCTGTGCATGCTGATCGTGCGATCCAAAGCCGACGTCGCCGGCGACATCAAGATCACTGCCACCTCGGAAGGGCTTGATGCATCGACCTTGAGTTTGCATTCAACCGACAACGATTGA
- a CDS encoding protein-tyrosine phosphatase family protein yields the protein MLSIFFGDILTTHSVADQPEKNASVPHPQKMPTRHVPNLVQLHDRVFSGGLPDNDDAFAELAALGIRTVISVDAALPDVDAAERQGLRYVHLPHGYDGIPAERSLELAQAVNQLPGPIFIHCHHGKHRSPAAAAVACLGAGLINENQADQTLRIAGTGPQYRGLFASVADAQPLSDAALNQSGVAFPSIADVPAMAQLMVDLETRLSHLRRIAANAWEPPANHPDLDKDHQALLLMEAFVEADRIARQESLGDDFVEQLQRSIANSKALRQSVARASQNRSAAKMSLRRIEKISHDCRVCHQRFRDVPSNQ from the coding sequence ATGCTGTCCATCTTCTTTGGCGACATCCTGACAACACACAGTGTTGCCGACCAGCCTGAGAAAAACGCGTCGGTCCCGCATCCACAAAAGATGCCCACCCGTCATGTTCCCAACTTGGTGCAATTGCACGACCGGGTGTTTTCTGGTGGGTTGCCCGATAACGACGACGCGTTCGCGGAATTGGCCGCATTGGGCATTCGCACAGTGATCAGCGTGGATGCCGCGTTGCCCGATGTCGATGCCGCCGAACGACAAGGATTGCGCTACGTCCATCTGCCTCACGGCTATGACGGTATTCCTGCGGAACGTTCACTGGAATTGGCCCAAGCGGTCAACCAATTGCCGGGCCCCATCTTTATTCATTGCCATCACGGCAAGCATCGCAGCCCCGCCGCCGCCGCGGTGGCCTGCTTGGGCGCCGGTTTGATCAATGAAAACCAAGCCGACCAGACACTTCGCATCGCCGGAACGGGCCCACAGTATCGCGGGCTGTTTGCCTCCGTCGCCGACGCCCAACCTCTGTCCGACGCCGCGTTGAATCAAAGCGGTGTCGCCTTTCCCAGCATTGCTGATGTGCCCGCGATGGCCCAACTGATGGTGGACCTGGAAACACGCTTGTCGCACCTGCGTCGAATCGCCGCGAATGCCTGGGAACCGCCCGCCAACCATCCTGACCTCGACAAAGATCACCAAGCATTGCTGTTGATGGAAGCCTTTGTCGAAGCCGATCGCATTGCCCGGCAAGAATCGCTCGGCGATGACTTTGTCGAACAATTACAACGATCAATCGCGAATTCGAAAGCGCTCCGGCAATCGGTGGCGCGGGCGTCACAGAATCGGTCCGCCGCCAAAATGAGTCTCCGCAGAATCGAAAAAATCTCACACGATTGCCGTGTCTGTCACCAGCGATTCCGTGACGTTCCGTCGAATCAATAA
- a CDS encoding OmpA/MotB family protein, with protein MNARRRTQDSPGRVRAALLLSVWLIAAVVSGCTQNPYLATPGGAAWQGQPVAVANNPTQAQIAELSRRVQLLDDNNRQLTTQLAQSEQQAQVYKDELRLVRTQLAEVTNQFESARMAANQAENQVRSFQASTQMRGGATIRPNTNLSAQASRLNLPNLAVQPDGDVVRIILPADQLFRAGTNQMIPQAAGILDPVAAQLRTVFPRQRIAVEGYTDNSPVYGGDVATSHQLSAAQSGAVLDFMVRRAGMPIHQLFTVAQGANNPRQSNDTPAGRAANRRIELVVYPETF; from the coding sequence ATGAACGCCCGACGCCGCACCCAGGATTCGCCTGGTCGCGTGCGTGCTGCGCTGCTGTTGTCCGTCTGGCTGATTGCGGCGGTCGTGTCCGGCTGTACACAAAATCCATATTTGGCCACCCCCGGCGGTGCCGCATGGCAGGGGCAACCCGTCGCGGTGGCCAACAATCCCACGCAGGCCCAGATCGCCGAACTCAGCCGACGCGTTCAGTTGCTGGACGATAACAATCGCCAGCTGACCACGCAGTTGGCCCAAAGCGAACAGCAGGCTCAGGTCTATAAGGACGAACTGCGATTGGTACGCACACAGCTTGCCGAGGTCACCAACCAGTTTGAATCCGCACGAATGGCTGCGAACCAGGCGGAAAACCAGGTCCGCAGTTTTCAAGCGTCCACTCAAATGCGTGGCGGCGCGACCATTCGGCCGAACACCAATTTGTCCGCGCAAGCATCGCGGCTGAACCTTCCCAACTTGGCCGTCCAGCCCGACGGCGATGTGGTTCGCATCATCTTGCCCGCAGATCAGTTATTTCGCGCGGGAACCAACCAGATGATCCCGCAAGCGGCCGGAATCTTGGATCCCGTTGCCGCACAGCTGCGCACCGTGTTTCCCCGACAACGCATCGCCGTGGAAGGTTACACCGACAATTCGCCAGTCTATGGCGGCGATGTCGCGACCAGCCATCAATTGAGTGCCGCACAGTCGGGTGCCGTACTGGACTTCATGGTCCGCCGTGCAGGAATGCCGATCCACCAATTGTTCACCGTGGCTCAAGGTGCCAACAATCCACGGCAATCCAATGACACCCCCGCCGGTCGTGCGGCCAATCGTCGGATTGAATTGGTCGTCTATCCTGAAACCTTCTAA
- a CDS encoding DUF6298 domain-containing protein → MATNRYRWSTATALVSRRLLCAGGLCLAFAAAVCPATGAEESRADQRGIEPWAENRWYWSYRGEPVLLLGGSDDDNLFQWPADELKAQLDRIQAAGGNVVRNTMSDRPDRGTEVYPFLRLDNGKYDLSRWNPKYWERFERFLRWTAQRDIFVQIEIWDRFDYADLAGRGPRRWIDHPYNPANNVNYTFDESGFAKTYPDHPGQNKQPFFFTTPRQRDNQVVLKYQQRQVAKLLQHSLQYDHVLYCIDNETRAQPQWGQYWADFIKQRAQDAGRTVMVTEMWDDWNLSATSHRETFDHPEIYDYVDVSQNNHNSGEKHWQNFLFVRDYLKSQPRPMNTTKTYGADGNKFGHRDQDAIERFWRHLLAGAASIRFHRPDSGIGINDKAVACLRAARDVEQLVPLWNVNPKNDLLIGRQANEAYAAAGKDDQTLVIFFPANATTAEVAVRDTGQRTADWISIDTDQRMQTRMGNKELMRLRPPNGGNWALVLRGEVHAER, encoded by the coding sequence ATGGCAACGAATCGGTATCGCTGGTCAACCGCAACGGCGCTGGTTTCAAGGCGACTGCTTTGCGCCGGGGGCCTCTGCCTGGCGTTTGCTGCGGCGGTTTGCCCGGCGACTGGGGCGGAAGAATCGCGAGCCGATCAACGGGGGATCGAGCCTTGGGCCGAAAACCGTTGGTACTGGTCATACCGTGGGGAACCCGTGTTGCTGTTGGGCGGAAGCGATGATGACAACCTGTTTCAGTGGCCCGCCGATGAATTGAAAGCCCAGCTGGACCGCATTCAAGCCGCCGGCGGAAACGTCGTTCGCAACACGATGTCCGATCGGCCCGATCGTGGTACCGAGGTCTATCCGTTCTTGCGGTTGGACAATGGCAAGTACGACCTGTCGCGGTGGAACCCAAAGTACTGGGAACGCTTTGAACGATTTCTACGTTGGACCGCCCAGCGTGACATCTTTGTGCAAATCGAAATCTGGGATCGGTTCGACTATGCGGACTTGGCCGGTCGCGGACCACGACGCTGGATCGACCATCCGTACAACCCGGCAAATAACGTGAACTACACGTTTGACGAATCCGGATTCGCAAAAACCTATCCCGACCATCCCGGTCAAAACAAACAGCCCTTTTTCTTCACAACGCCGCGGCAACGTGACAACCAAGTCGTGCTGAAATACCAGCAGCGACAAGTCGCCAAGTTGTTACAGCATTCGTTGCAATACGACCACGTGTTGTATTGCATCGATAACGAAACGCGGGCGCAACCACAGTGGGGACAGTACTGGGCGGATTTCATCAAGCAACGCGCCCAGGATGCCGGACGTACGGTCATGGTGACCGAAATGTGGGACGACTGGAATTTATCGGCCACGTCACACCGGGAAACCTTCGACCATCCGGAGATTTACGACTACGTCGACGTGTCGCAGAACAATCACAACAGCGGTGAGAAACACTGGCAAAACTTTTTGTTCGTGCGTGACTATCTGAAAAGTCAGCCGCGTCCGATGAACACCACCAAAACCTATGGGGCCGATGGGAACAAGTTTGGCCATCGTGACCAAGACGCGATCGAACGGTTTTGGCGTCATCTGTTGGCCGGGGCCGCTTCGATTCGGTTCCATCGTCCCGATTCGGGAATCGGGATCAACGACAAGGCGGTGGCATGCTTGCGGGCGGCTCGTGACGTGGAGCAATTGGTGCCACTGTGGAATGTGAATCCCAAGAATGATCTGTTGATCGGGCGGCAAGCCAACGAAGCCTATGCTGCCGCGGGTAAGGACGACCAAACGTTGGTGATTTTCTTTCCCGCCAATGCCACCACCGCCGAAGTTGCGGTGCGCGACACGGGCCAGCGAACGGCGGATTGGATTTCTATCGACACCGATCAGCGGATGCAAACCCGCATGGGGAACAAGGAACTGATGCGTCTGCGACCACCGAACGGCGGAAACTGGGCTTTGGTGCTACGCGGTGAGGTGCACGCCGAACGCTGA